A section of the Indicator indicator isolate 239-I01 chromosome 26, UM_Iind_1.1, whole genome shotgun sequence genome encodes:
- the CCDC157 gene encoding coiled-coil domain-containing protein 157 produces the protein MAHLLGHRGCMESLRADLRDLQAAISDIFSRAGAVRFRSWKFPNQVSCDLDMRELLERYDYTESDPEFNQHSHVVLLELVIDR, from the coding sequence atggCTCACCTCCTGGGCCACCGCGGCTGCATGGAGAGCCTGCGAGCCGACCTGCGGGACCTGCAGGCAGCCATCAGCGACATCTTCTCCCGGGCTGGGGCCGTACGGTTCCGCTCCTGGAAGTTCCCCAATCAAGTGTCCTGTGACCTGGAcatgagggagctgctggagcgcTACGACTACACCGAGAGCGACCCCGAgttcaaccagcactcccatgtggtgctgctggagctggtgatAGACAGGTGA
- the SF3A1 gene encoding splicing factor 3A subunit 1 produces the protein MPAGPVQAMPPAQPAPPAENKPAEEEPKEEAAPAKPVVGIIYPPPEVRNIVDKTASFVARNGPEFEARIRQNEINNPKFNFLNPNDPYHAYYRHKVSEFKEGKAQEPSAAIPKVMQQQQSAQQQLPQKVQAQVIQETVVPKEPPPEFEFIADPPSISAFDLDVVKLTAQFVARNGRQFLTQLMQKEQRNYQFDFLRPQHSLFNYFTKLVEQYTKILIPPKGLLLKLKKEAENPKEVLDQVYYRVEWAKFQERERKKEEEEKEKERVAYAQIDWHDFVVVETVDFQPNEQGNFPPPTTPEELGARILIQERYEKFGESEEVEMEVESDEEDEKQEKTDEPPAQLDQDTQVQDMDEGSDDEDEGQKVPPPPETPMPPPLPPTPDQVIVRKDYDPKASKPLPPAPAPDEYLVSPITGEKIPASKMQEHMRIGLLDPRWLEQRDRSIREKQSDDEVYAPGLDIESSLKQLAERRTDIFGVEETAIGKKIGEEEIQKPEEKVTWDGHSGSMARTQQAAQANITLQEQIEAIHKAKGLVPEDDSKEKIGPSKPNEMPQPPPPSSASNPPASAQPITSVPRPPTMPPPVRATVVSAVPVMPRPPMTSVVRLPPGSVIATPMPPIIHTPRINVVPMPPSAPPIMSPRPPPMIVPTAFVPAPPVAPVPSPAPMPPVHPPPPMEDEPVSKKLKSEDSLIPEEEFLRRNKGPVTVKVQVPNMQDKTEWKLNGQVLVFTLPLSDQVSVIKVKIHEATGMPAGKQKLQYEGIFIKDSNSLAYYNMSSGSLIHLALKERGGRKK, from the exons ATGCCGGCCGGACCCGTTCAAGCCATGCCTCCGGCGCAGCCAGCGCCTCCCGCCGAGAACAAACCG gctgaagaggagccaaaAGAGGAAGCAGCACCAGCCAAGCCTGTGGTAGGAATTATTTACCCTCCTCCAGAGGTCAGGAATATTGTGGACAAGACTGCCAGCTTCGTAGCCAG aaATGGTCCTGAGTTTGAAGCTCGAATCCGTCAGAATGAAATAAACAACCCCAAGTTCAATTTCCTGAACCCCAACGACCCTTACCATGCCTACTACCGGCACAAAGTCAGCGAGTTCAAGGAGGGCAAAGCACAGGAGCCCTCAGCTGCCATTCCCAAGGTCATGCAACAGCAGCaaagtgctcagcagcagcttccacagAAG gtgcAGGCCCAGGTGATCCAGGAGACAGTGGTTCCCAAGGAGCCACCTCCAGAGTTCGAGTTCATTGCTGACCCTCCCTCAATCTCGGCCTTCGACCTGGACGTGGTGAAGCTGACGGCGCAGTTCGTGGCGCGCAATGGGAGGCAGTTCCTGACCCAGCTgatgcagaaggagcagaggaacTACCAGTTCGACTTCCTCcgcccccagcacagcctcttcAACTACTTCACCAAGCTGGTGGAACAATACACAAAG ATCTTGATCCCTCCAAAAGGTTTGCTCCTCAAGCTCAAGAAAGAGGCTGAAAATCCCAAGGAAGTCCTGGACCAG GTGTACTACAGAGTGGAGTGGGCAAAGTTCCAGGAGCGAGAgcggaagaaggaagaggaggagaaggaaaaggagcgTGTTGCTTATGCCCAGATTGATTGGCATGACTTTGTGGTGGTGGAAACTGTTGACTTCCAGCCCAATGAGCAAG GGAattttccccctcccaccactccagaagagctgggagcTCGGATCCTGATCCAGGAGCGTTATGAGAAGTTTGGAGAAAGTGAGGAGGTGGAAATGGAGGTGGAGTCAGACGAGGAAGatgaaaagcaagagaaaacagatgagcccccagcccagctggatcAAGACACTCAAGTGCAGGATATGGATGAG GGCTCAGATGATGAAGATGAAGGTCAGAaggttcctcctcctccagaaaCCCCAATGCCAccacctcttcctcccacaCCAGATCAAGTCATTGTGAGGAAAGATTATGATCCCAAAG CCTCAAAACCActgccaccagccccagctccagatGAGTATCTGGTTTCCCCCATCACTGGAGAGAAGATCCCTGCCAGCAAAATGCAGGAGCACATGAGGATTGGCCTCCTGGACCCTCGCTGGCTGGAGCAGCGCGACCGCTCCATCCGGGAGAAGCAGAGCGACGATGAAGTCTATGCTCCAG gattGGATATTGAGAGCAGCctgaagcagctggcagagcgCCGTACTGATATCTTTGGTGTGGAAGAGACTGCCATTGGGAAAAAGATTGGTGAGGAAGAGATCCAGAAACCAGAGGAAAAG GTGACCTGGGATGGCCACTCGGGCAGCATGGCCCGCAcacaacaggctgctcaggccaATATTACTCTCCAAGAGCAAATTGAAGCCATCCATAAGGCCAAGGGACTGGTGCCAGAAGATGACAGCAAGGAGAAGATTGGTCCTAGCAAGCCCAATGAAATGCCACAGCCACCCCCTCCTTCATCAGCATCAAATCCCCCAGCCAGTGCTCAGCCCATCACATCTGTTCCTCGTCCTCCCACA atgCCCCCTCCCGTCCGTGCCACTGTTGTTTCTGCAGTTCCGGTCATGCCTCGCCCCCCCATGACCTCCGTGGTCCGTTTGCCTCCCGGCTCTGTCATCGCCACCCCGATGCCGCCCATCATCCACACCCCGCGCATCAACGTGGTGCCCATGCCGCCCTCTGCCCCGCCCATCATGAGCCCCCGCCCGCCGCCCATGATTGTGCCAACAG CCTTCGTTCCTGCCCCTCCTGTGGCTCCAGTGCCGTCTCCGGCCCCCATGCCGCCTGTTCACCCCCCACCACCCATGGAGGATGAGCCAGTCTCCAAGAAGCTGAAGAGTGAGGACAGCCTGATCCCAGAGGAGGAGTTTCTGCGCAGGAACAAG GGTCCAGTCACAGTCAAAGTCCAGGTTCCCAACATGCAGGATAAGACGGAATGGAAGCTGAACGGCCAAGTGTTGGTGTTCACTCTGCCTCTCTCAGACCAG GTGTCTGTTATAAAGGTTAAGATCCACGAGGCCACAGGCATGccagctgggaagcagaagctgcagtaTGAG GGCATCTTCATCAAGGACTCAAACTCCCTGGCATATTACAACATGTCAAGTGGCTCTCTGATCCACCTGGCACTCAAGGAAAGAGGAGGCAGGAAGAAATAA
- the TBC1D10A gene encoding TBC1 domain family member 10A isoform X2 — MAKSRGGGGPGSPGGSLAGTRESLAEPGGDELSSLGSDSEVNGGGGPEERRVDKFGFIVGSRGAEGTLEEVPLEVLRQRESKWLDMLNNWDKWMAKKHKKIRLRCQKGIPPSLRGRAWQYLSGSKVKLEQNMGKFDELDLLPGEPKWLDVIERDLHRQFPFHEMFVSRGGHGQQDLFRVLKAYTLYRPEEGYCQAQAPIAAVLLMHMPAEQAFWCLVQICEKYLPGYYSEKLEAIQLDGQILFSLLHKVSPVAYKHLSKQKIDPILYMTEWFMCAFSRTLPWSSVLRVWDMFFCEGVKIIFRVGLVLLKHTLGSSDKLKSCQGQYETMERLRALSPKIMQEAFLVQEVIELPVTERQIEREHLIQLKKWREAHGELQCKSPPRLHGAKAISEAEPPPRKALEPVPSIIVPPGPAPVPKARKSKEKSREKSPAGPTNGPGAEGNGVPGSARELLHPQVSPHHQSKESLSSRESEDTYL; from the exons ATGGCCAAGAGCCGCGGGGGCGGCGGGCCCGGCTCGCCCGGCGGGAGCCTGGCTGGCACCCGGGAGAGCTTGGCCGAGCCGGGCGGCGACGAGCTCAGCTCCCTCGGCTCCGACTCGGAGGTGAACGGCGGCGGTGGCCCCGAAGAGCGGCGCGTCGACAAGTTCGGATTTATCGTGGGCAGCCGCGGCGCCGAGGGGAC gctggaggaggtgcCCTTGGAGGTGCTACGGCAGCGAGAGTCCAAATGGCTGGACATGCTCAACAACTGGGACAAGTGGATGGCCAAAAAACACAAGAAG ATCCGGCTGCGGTGCCAGAAGGGGATCCCACCCTCGCTGCGGGGCCGAGCCTGGCAGTACCTCTCTGGGAGCAAGGTCAAGCTGGAACAGAACATGGGCAAGTTTGAT GAACTGGATCTCCTCCCGGGTGAACCGAAGTGGCTGGACGTGATCGAGCGAGATCTCCATCGGCAGTTCCCCTTCCACGAGATGTTTGTCTCACGTGGAGGCCATGG gcagcaggacCTGTTCCGGGTACTGAAGGCATACACCCTGTACCGCCCGGAGGAGGGCTACTGCCAGGCCCAGGCACCCATCGCCGCCGTCCTGCTCATGCACATGCCAGCTGAG CAAGCATTCTGGTGCCTGGTACAGATCTGTGAGAAGTATCTCCCTGGCTACTACAGCGAGAAGCTG gaggCCATTCAACTGGATGGGCAGATCCTCTTCTCGCTGCTGCACAAGGTCTCACCTGTGGCCTACAAGCACCTGAGCAAGCAGAAGATCGACCCCATCCTCTACATGACGGAGTGGTTCATGTGCGCCTTCTCCCGCACCCTGCCCTGGAGCTCTGTCCTGCGTGTCTGGGACATGTTCTTTTGTGAAG GGGTGAAAATCATCTTCCGGGTGGGCCTCGTGCTTCTCAAACACACCCTGGGCTCCTCGGACAAGCTCAAGTCGTGCCAGGGCCAGTACGAGACcatggagaggctgagggcccTCAGCCCCAAGATCATGCAGGAGGCCTTCCTGGTGCAGGAG GTGATCGAGCTGCCGGTGACGGAGCGTCAGATCGAGCGGGAGCACCTGATCCAGCTGAAGAAGTGGCGGGAGGCGCACGGGGAGCTGCAGTGCAAGTCCCCCCCGCGCCTGCACGGGGCCAAGGCCATCAGCGAGGCTGAGCCCCCTCCCCGCAAGGCGCTGGAGCCAGTCCCCTCCATCATCGTGCCCCCGGGGCCTGCCCCCGTGCCCAAGGCCCGCAAGAGCAAGGAGAAGAGCCgagagaagagcccagctgGCCCCACCAACGGCCCCGGGGCTGAGGGCAACGGAGTGCCCGGCTCGGCCCGGGAGCTGCTGCACCCCCAGGTCTCCCCCCACCACCAGTCCAAGGAGAGCCTGAGCTCCCGGGAGAGCGAGGACACGTACTTGTAG
- the TBC1D10A gene encoding TBC1 domain family member 10A isoform X1: protein MAKSRGGGGPGSPGGSLAGTRESLAEPGGDELSSLGSDSEVNGGGGPEERRVDKFGFIVGSRGAEGTPCRLEEVPLEVLRQRESKWLDMLNNWDKWMAKKHKKIRLRCQKGIPPSLRGRAWQYLSGSKVKLEQNMGKFDELDLLPGEPKWLDVIERDLHRQFPFHEMFVSRGGHGQQDLFRVLKAYTLYRPEEGYCQAQAPIAAVLLMHMPAEQAFWCLVQICEKYLPGYYSEKLEAIQLDGQILFSLLHKVSPVAYKHLSKQKIDPILYMTEWFMCAFSRTLPWSSVLRVWDMFFCEGVKIIFRVGLVLLKHTLGSSDKLKSCQGQYETMERLRALSPKIMQEAFLVQEVIELPVTERQIEREHLIQLKKWREAHGELQCKSPPRLHGAKAISEAEPPPRKALEPVPSIIVPPGPAPVPKARKSKEKSREKSPAGPTNGPGAEGNGVPGSARELLHPQVSPHHQSKESLSSRESEDTYL, encoded by the exons ATGGCCAAGAGCCGCGGGGGCGGCGGGCCCGGCTCGCCCGGCGGGAGCCTGGCTGGCACCCGGGAGAGCTTGGCCGAGCCGGGCGGCGACGAGCTCAGCTCCCTCGGCTCCGACTCGGAGGTGAACGGCGGCGGTGGCCCCGAAGAGCGGCGCGTCGACAAGTTCGGATTTATCGTGGGCAGCCGCGGCGCCGAGGGGAC AccctgcaggctggaggaggtgcCCTTGGAGGTGCTACGGCAGCGAGAGTCCAAATGGCTGGACATGCTCAACAACTGGGACAAGTGGATGGCCAAAAAACACAAGAAG ATCCGGCTGCGGTGCCAGAAGGGGATCCCACCCTCGCTGCGGGGCCGAGCCTGGCAGTACCTCTCTGGGAGCAAGGTCAAGCTGGAACAGAACATGGGCAAGTTTGAT GAACTGGATCTCCTCCCGGGTGAACCGAAGTGGCTGGACGTGATCGAGCGAGATCTCCATCGGCAGTTCCCCTTCCACGAGATGTTTGTCTCACGTGGAGGCCATGG gcagcaggacCTGTTCCGGGTACTGAAGGCATACACCCTGTACCGCCCGGAGGAGGGCTACTGCCAGGCCCAGGCACCCATCGCCGCCGTCCTGCTCATGCACATGCCAGCTGAG CAAGCATTCTGGTGCCTGGTACAGATCTGTGAGAAGTATCTCCCTGGCTACTACAGCGAGAAGCTG gaggCCATTCAACTGGATGGGCAGATCCTCTTCTCGCTGCTGCACAAGGTCTCACCTGTGGCCTACAAGCACCTGAGCAAGCAGAAGATCGACCCCATCCTCTACATGACGGAGTGGTTCATGTGCGCCTTCTCCCGCACCCTGCCCTGGAGCTCTGTCCTGCGTGTCTGGGACATGTTCTTTTGTGAAG GGGTGAAAATCATCTTCCGGGTGGGCCTCGTGCTTCTCAAACACACCCTGGGCTCCTCGGACAAGCTCAAGTCGTGCCAGGGCCAGTACGAGACcatggagaggctgagggcccTCAGCCCCAAGATCATGCAGGAGGCCTTCCTGGTGCAGGAG GTGATCGAGCTGCCGGTGACGGAGCGTCAGATCGAGCGGGAGCACCTGATCCAGCTGAAGAAGTGGCGGGAGGCGCACGGGGAGCTGCAGTGCAAGTCCCCCCCGCGCCTGCACGGGGCCAAGGCCATCAGCGAGGCTGAGCCCCCTCCCCGCAAGGCGCTGGAGCCAGTCCCCTCCATCATCGTGCCCCCGGGGCCTGCCCCCGTGCCCAAGGCCCGCAAGAGCAAGGAGAAGAGCCgagagaagagcccagctgGCCCCACCAACGGCCCCGGGGCTGAGGGCAACGGAGTGCCCGGCTCGGCCCGGGAGCTGCTGCACCCCCAGGTCTCCCCCCACCACCAGTCCAAGGAGAGCCTGAGCTCCCGGGAGAGCGAGGACACGTACTTGTAG
- the CASTOR1 gene encoding cytosolic arginine sensor for mTORC1 subunit 1 isoform X2, translating to MDLHILEHRVRVLSLARRGLWLYTHPLLKLLFLPQRCRCKFFSLTETPEDYTIMLDEEGFKELPPSEFMQVADSTWLVLSVVSNGRAPSGSQATGVTKIARSVIAPLAEHHVSVLMLSTYQTDFILVRERDLPVVIHTLAGEFDIYKEESGECVPVSCDDVSNGFLKSKPATSPTLHPVQSPQTRFCILTVAPDTLPAIATMLIDVLFYSHSPPREAGASSQDLDSITFFAFSLIEGYISIVMDAETQKRFPSDLLLTSSTGELWRMVRIGGQPLGFDECGIVAQIAEPLAAADISAYYISTFNFDHALVPEEGIAEVIQLLQQRQESSR from the exons ATGGACCTGCACATCCTGGAGCACCGGGTGCGGGTGCTGAGCCTGGCGCGCCGCGGGCTCTGGCTCTACACCCACCCGTTGCTCAAGCTGCTCTTCCTGCCCCAGCGCTGCAG GTGCAAGTTCTTCAGCCTGACGGAGACACCCGAGGACTACACCATCATGCTGGATGAGGAAGGTTTCAAAG AGCTGCCACCCTCCGAGTTCATGCAGGTGGCGGATTCCACATGGCTGGTGCTCAGCGTGGTCTCCAACGGCCGGGCACCCTCTGGCAGCCAGGCCACTGGTGTCACCAAGATCGCCCGCTCTGTCATCGCGCCGCTGGCCGAGCACCATGTCTCCGTGCTGATGCTCTCCACCTACCAGACTGACTTCATTCTG gtgCGGGAGAGGGACCTGCCTGTGGTGATCCACACGCTGGCTGGGGAGTTCGACATCTACAAGGAGGAGAGTGGCGAGTGTGTCCCTGTCTCCTGTGATGACGTGAGCAATGGCTTCCTCAAGTCCAAGCCGG CCACCAGCCCCACGCTGCACCCCGTGCAGAGTCCCCAGACTCGCTTCTGCATCCTGACTGTGGCCCCCGACACGCTGCCTGCCATTGCCACCATGCTCATTGATGTCCTCTTCTACTCCCACAG CCCCccaagggaggctggagccagcagccaggACCTCGACTCCATCACCTTCTTCGCCTTCTCCCTCATTGAAGGCTACATCTCCATTGTGATGGATGCCGAGACCCAGAAGCG GTTCCCAAGTGACCTTCTGCTGACCAGTTCCACGGGGGAGCTGTGGCGGATGGTGCGGATCGGTGGGCAGCCTCTCGGCTTTG ATGAGTGTGGCATCGTGGCACAGATCGCCGAGCCACTGGCCGCCGCCGACATCTCAGCCTATTACATCAGCACCTTCAACTTCGACCATGCCTTG GTCCCTGAGGAGGGCATCGCTGAGGTCATCCAACTGCTGCAGCAGcgccaggagagcagcagataG
- the CASTOR1 gene encoding cytosolic arginine sensor for mTORC1 subunit 1 isoform X1, producing MQVADSTWLVLSVVSNGRAPSGSQATGVTKIARSVIAPLAEHHVSVLMLSTYQTDFILVRERDLPVVIHTLAGEFDIYKEESGECVPVSCDDVSNGFLKSKPATSPTLHPVQSPQTRFCILTVAPDTLPAIATMLIDVLFYSHSPPREAGASSQDLDSITFFAFSLIEGYISIVMDAETQKRFPSDLLLTSSTGELWRMVRIGGQPLGFDECGIVAQIAEPLAAADISAYYISTFNFDHALISQAEGKLKHEGMDLSPGLEMLLPCHHGTSQTGVEREGILLPPPPLQACPGHSPPCSRPTSARGHPKEEEVEAAGGGSSASPTLAAGSPAQGRVVIWGNVGERQSSFFWNFWWSPKSTGLRHSSTG from the exons ATGCAGGTGGCGGATTCCACATGGCTGGTGCTCAGCGTGGTCTCCAACGGCCGGGCACCCTCTGGCAGCCAGGCCACTGGTGTCACCAAGATCGCCCGCTCTGTCATCGCGCCGCTGGCCGAGCACCATGTCTCCGTGCTGATGCTCTCCACCTACCAGACTGACTTCATTCTG gtgCGGGAGAGGGACCTGCCTGTGGTGATCCACACGCTGGCTGGGGAGTTCGACATCTACAAGGAGGAGAGTGGCGAGTGTGTCCCTGTCTCCTGTGATGACGTGAGCAATGGCTTCCTCAAGTCCAAGCCGG CCACCAGCCCCACGCTGCACCCCGTGCAGAGTCCCCAGACTCGCTTCTGCATCCTGACTGTGGCCCCCGACACGCTGCCTGCCATTGCCACCATGCTCATTGATGTCCTCTTCTACTCCCACAG CCCCccaagggaggctggagccagcagccaggACCTCGACTCCATCACCTTCTTCGCCTTCTCCCTCATTGAAGGCTACATCTCCATTGTGATGGATGCCGAGACCCAGAAGCG GTTCCCAAGTGACCTTCTGCTGACCAGTTCCACGGGGGAGCTGTGGCGGATGGTGCGGATCGGTGGGCAGCCTCTCGGCTTTG ATGAGTGTGGCATCGTGGCACAGATCGCCGAGCCACTGGCCGCCGCCGACATCTCAGCCTATTACATCAGCACCTTCAACTTCGACCATGCCTTG ATCTCACAGGCAGAGGGGAAGCTGAAGCATGAAGGGATGGACTTGAGCCCAGGGCTGGAGATGCTTCTGCCATGCCACCACGGCACCTCCCAGACAG GTGTGGAGAGAGAAGGAattctcctgcctcctccaccccttcaggcctgccctgggcacagccctccctgctccaggcccACTTCTGCCAGGGGACACCccaaggaagaggaggtggaggcaGCTGGTGGAGGAAGCAGTGCCAGCCCCACTCTTGCAGCAGGGAGTCCTGCACAGGGAAGAGTAGTCATTTGGGGAAATGTTGGGGAAAGACAATCTTCGTTCTTCTGGAA CTTCTGGTGGTCACCGAAATCAACTGGCTTGCGACACAGCTCAACAGGCTGA